Proteins encoded together in one Planctomyces sp. SH-PL14 window:
- a CDS encoding fumarate reductase/succinate dehydrogenase flavoprotein subunit: MSTVLNSRVPSGPIEQKWDRCKREMKLVAPNNKRKYDIIVVGTGLAGASAAASLAEMGYNVKAFCFQDSPRRAHSIAAQGGINAAKNYRNDGDSIWRLFYDTLKGGEWRAREGNVYRLAQVSANIIDQCVAAGVPFAREYGGTLANRTFGGALVSRTFYARGQTGQQLLLGAYSGLMRQVGLGKVKMYSRREMLDLVVVEGHARGIVCRNLENGQFETHSAHAVLLCTGGYGNVFYLSTNAKGCNVTAAWRAHKRGAFFSNPCYTQIHPTCIPVTGDHQSKLTLMSESLRNDGRVWVPKTAGDSRPANQIPEEDRDYYLERRYPTYGNMVPRDIASRAAKERCDAGFGVGETKLAVYLDFGRAIKEQGVDAIRGKYGNLFDMYDKITDEDPYKNPMRIYPAVHYTMGGLWVDYNLESTIPGLFVLGEANFSDHGANRLGASALMQGLADGYFVAPYTVGHHLASRKLSPITDAHPRFRETLEEAQGRVNRLLSVNGSETVTSFHRRLGLIMWENCGMARNAAGLTKAIDKIRQLREEFWGNVRVLGTGDSLNQSLEHAGRVADFLEFGELMCRDALHRQESCGGHFREEYQTEEGEARRDDANFSYVSAWEHKGDNAPQELHKEALSFEFVPPEVRNYK; this comes from the coding sequence ATGAGTACTGTTCTCAACTCGCGAGTTCCGAGCGGCCCCATCGAACAGAAGTGGGACCGCTGCAAGCGCGAGATGAAGCTCGTCGCCCCGAACAACAAGCGGAAGTACGACATTATCGTCGTCGGGACCGGTCTGGCCGGCGCCAGCGCCGCCGCGTCCCTCGCCGAGATGGGCTACAACGTCAAGGCGTTCTGCTTCCAGGACTCTCCCCGTCGCGCGCACAGCATCGCCGCCCAAGGAGGGATCAACGCCGCCAAGAACTACCGCAACGACGGCGACTCCATCTGGCGGCTGTTCTACGACACCCTCAAAGGGGGCGAGTGGCGGGCCCGCGAAGGGAACGTCTACCGGCTGGCCCAGGTCAGCGCGAACATCATCGACCAGTGCGTCGCCGCCGGAGTCCCGTTCGCCCGCGAGTATGGCGGGACGCTCGCCAACCGGACGTTCGGCGGAGCGCTCGTCTCGCGAACCTTCTATGCCCGCGGCCAGACCGGCCAGCAGCTCCTGCTGGGAGCCTACAGCGGCCTGATGCGGCAGGTCGGCCTCGGCAAAGTGAAGATGTACTCCCGGCGGGAGATGCTCGACCTCGTGGTGGTCGAAGGGCATGCCCGCGGGATCGTCTGCCGGAACCTGGAGAACGGCCAGTTCGAGACGCATTCGGCCCACGCCGTCCTCCTCTGCACCGGCGGCTACGGCAACGTCTTCTACCTCTCGACGAACGCCAAGGGCTGCAACGTCACCGCCGCCTGGCGGGCTCACAAGCGGGGGGCGTTCTTCAGCAACCCGTGCTACACGCAGATTCACCCGACCTGCATTCCGGTCACCGGCGACCACCAGTCGAAGCTCACGCTGATGAGCGAGAGCCTCCGGAACGACGGCCGGGTCTGGGTGCCGAAAACCGCGGGCGACTCGCGGCCGGCGAACCAGATTCCCGAAGAAGACCGCGACTACTACCTCGAACGCCGCTATCCGACGTACGGCAACATGGTCCCCCGCGATATCGCCAGTCGCGCGGCGAAGGAGCGGTGCGACGCCGGCTTCGGCGTCGGCGAGACGAAGCTGGCGGTCTACCTCGACTTCGGCCGGGCGATCAAGGAACAGGGTGTCGACGCCATCCGTGGCAAGTACGGCAACCTGTTCGACATGTACGACAAGATCACGGACGAAGACCCGTACAAGAACCCGATGCGGATCTACCCCGCCGTCCACTACACGATGGGCGGGCTGTGGGTCGACTACAACCTGGAGAGCACGATCCCGGGGCTGTTTGTCCTCGGCGAGGCGAACTTCTCCGATCACGGCGCCAACCGCTTGGGCGCCAGCGCCCTGATGCAGGGGCTCGCCGACGGATACTTCGTCGCCCCTTACACGGTCGGTCACCACCTCGCCTCCCGCAAGCTCTCGCCGATCACGGATGCCCATCCGCGATTCCGCGAGACGCTCGAAGAAGCCCAGGGACGCGTCAACCGCCTGCTGAGCGTCAACGGCTCCGAAACGGTCACGAGCTTCCACCGCCGGCTCGGCCTCATCATGTGGGAAAACTGCGGGATGGCCCGTAACGCCGCCGGGCTGACGAAGGCGATCGACAAGATCCGTCAGCTCCGCGAGGAGTTCTGGGGGAACGTCCGCGTCCTCGGGACGGGCGACTCGCTCAACCAGAGCCTGGAGCACGCCGGCCGCGTGGCGGACTTCCTCGAGTTCGGCGAGCTGATGTGCCGCGACGCTCTCCACCGCCAGGAGTCGTGCGGCGGCCACTTCCGCGAGGAGTACCAGACGGAAGAGGGTGAAGCGCGGCGTGACGATGCGAACTTCAGCTACGTCTCCGCCTGGGAACACAAGGGGGACAACGCCCCGCAGGAGCTCCACAAGGAAGCCCTGTCTTTCGAGTTCGTCCCGCCGGAAGTCCGCAATTACAAGTAA
- a CDS encoding NAD-dependent epimerase/dehydratase family protein, producing MSPGLLLVTGATGLVGSHVCEQARRRGWNVRALVRPASDATFLRSIGVEIVPGDLDDPSSLPEAVQGVTHLVHCAARVGDWGPAADYLRANVGGLENLLGAFLVIGLRPHVVQISSLGVYPAGEHRGTDETMPVSISGIDGYTRSKVAAEEVLKERAAAGDLTCVLLRPGFLYGPRDRTVVPRLLARIRSGKFAFPGSGEKLVSNTYVGNLVDAVFLALDRPDLSGEAFNITDGRLVTKREFVAGVCAAAGLPCPTKHVPLGLVKIVAGVLEPVWRLLGKTTSPPVSQAAIKFMGYNLDFRIDKARTVLGYAPAVDFQEAIRGSV from the coding sequence ATGTCCCCAGGCCTATTGCTTGTGACCGGAGCGACGGGACTCGTCGGGAGCCACGTCTGCGAACAGGCCCGCCGCCGGGGATGGAACGTGCGGGCGCTTGTCCGGCCTGCGAGCGACGCCACATTCCTGCGGTCCATCGGCGTGGAGATTGTTCCGGGGGATCTGGATGATCCCTCCTCACTTCCCGAAGCGGTCCAAGGCGTCACCCATCTCGTCCACTGCGCGGCCCGCGTCGGGGACTGGGGGCCGGCGGCCGACTACCTGCGGGCGAATGTGGGCGGTCTCGAAAACCTCCTCGGGGCGTTTCTGGTGATCGGTCTCAGACCGCACGTCGTCCAGATCAGCTCCCTGGGCGTCTATCCGGCGGGAGAGCACCGCGGCACGGATGAGACGATGCCCGTCAGCATTTCCGGCATCGACGGCTATACCCGCTCGAAGGTGGCCGCGGAGGAGGTGCTGAAGGAGCGGGCGGCGGCAGGGGACCTGACCTGCGTCCTGCTTCGGCCGGGGTTTCTTTACGGGCCGCGGGACCGGACCGTCGTTCCGCGGTTGCTGGCCCGGATCCGGAGCGGAAAGTTTGCGTTCCCGGGGAGCGGCGAAAAGCTCGTCAGCAATACCTACGTCGGCAATCTCGTCGACGCCGTCTTCCTGGCCCTCGACCGCCCGGACCTCTCGGGCGAGGCGTTCAACATCACTGACGGCCGGCTCGTGACGAAGAGAGAGTTCGTGGCCGGGGTCTGCGCGGCGGCCGGGCTTCCTTGTCCGACGAAGCACGTCCCGCTCGGCCTGGTGAAAATCGTGGCCGGAGTTCTCGAACCGGTGTGGCGGCTCCTCGGGAAAACGACATCGCCGCCTGTCTCCCAGGCGGCGATCAAGTTCATGGGCTACAACCTCGACTTCCGGATCGACAAGGCCCGGACGGTCCTCGGCTATGCTCCGGCGGTCGACTTTCAGGAGGCCATCCGGGGATCGGTTTGA
- a CDS encoding sulfatase family protein: protein MTRAFPFGWIVLLALTATVAEGAALPNVVIIYADDIGYGDISCNGARPGLTPNVDRLAKEGLRFTDGHCTSATCTPSRYGLLTGEYPWRKKGTGVLPGDARMIIEPGRTTLATVLRQAGYRTGVVGKWHLGLGAGDLDWNGEITPSPLDIGFDESFIMAATGDRVPCVYVRDRRVVGLDPADPIEVRYGQPIPGEPTGKQNPELLKVHPSHGHDMAIVNGVSRIGHMKGGRKALWIDEEMADVFTKEAVDFIGRHKAKPFFLYFATHDVHVPRVPHPRFVGKSGMGPRGDALLEFDWSVSEILKTLDEAGLTENTLVLLSSDNGPVIDDGYKDDAVEKLGDHKPAGPFRGGKYSKFEAGTRVPWIVRWPAKVRPGVSDALMCQVDFVATFAALVGQPTSVATARDSENYLPALLGDSKTGRKELVEHGNGLALRDGPWKWIPGSKGPAKNGSTNTELGNAPEGMLFNLSADPGERDNVASAHADIVARLQARLTELQK from the coding sequence ATGACTAGAGCGTTTCCATTCGGCTGGATCGTCCTCCTGGCGCTGACCGCCACGGTCGCGGAGGGGGCCGCGCTGCCGAACGTCGTCATCATTTACGCCGATGACATCGGCTACGGCGACATTTCGTGCAACGGAGCCAGGCCCGGCCTGACGCCGAACGTCGACCGGCTGGCGAAGGAAGGATTGCGGTTCACCGACGGCCACTGCACCTCCGCCACCTGCACCCCCTCCCGCTACGGCCTGCTGACCGGCGAATACCCCTGGCGGAAGAAGGGGACCGGCGTCCTGCCGGGGGACGCGCGGATGATCATCGAGCCCGGCCGGACGACGCTCGCCACCGTCCTGCGGCAGGCGGGCTACCGGACCGGCGTCGTCGGTAAGTGGCACCTCGGCCTGGGCGCGGGCGACCTCGACTGGAATGGCGAGATCACCCCCAGCCCGCTCGACATCGGCTTCGATGAGAGCTTCATCATGGCCGCCACCGGCGACCGCGTTCCGTGCGTCTACGTGCGAGACCGCCGCGTCGTCGGTCTCGATCCCGCCGACCCGATCGAAGTCCGTTACGGCCAGCCGATCCCCGGCGAGCCGACCGGCAAGCAGAATCCCGAACTCCTCAAGGTGCATCCGAGTCACGGCCACGACATGGCGATCGTCAACGGCGTGAGCCGGATCGGTCATATGAAAGGGGGCAGGAAGGCCCTGTGGATCGACGAGGAGATGGCCGACGTCTTTACGAAGGAAGCGGTCGATTTCATCGGCCGCCACAAGGCCAAGCCGTTCTTCCTCTACTTCGCGACGCACGATGTCCACGTCCCGCGGGTCCCGCATCCGCGGTTCGTCGGCAAGAGCGGCATGGGGCCGCGCGGCGACGCCCTCCTCGAGTTCGACTGGTCGGTCAGCGAGATTCTCAAGACGCTCGACGAGGCCGGGCTCACGGAGAACACGCTCGTCCTGCTCTCGAGCGACAACGGTCCGGTCATCGACGACGGCTACAAGGACGACGCCGTTGAAAAGCTCGGCGACCACAAGCCCGCCGGTCCGTTCCGCGGCGGCAAGTACAGCAAGTTCGAGGCGGGGACCCGCGTCCCGTGGATCGTCCGCTGGCCGGCAAAGGTCCGGCCGGGGGTCTCGGACGCCCTGATGTGCCAGGTCGACTTCGTCGCCACGTTCGCGGCGCTGGTCGGTCAGCCCACCTCGGTCGCCACCGCGCGCGACAGCGAGAACTATCTCCCGGCGCTCCTTGGAGATTCTAAGACGGGCCGAAAGGAGCTCGTTGAACACGGGAACGGACTCGCCCTCCGCGACGGGCCGTGGAAATGGATTCCCGGTTCCAAGGGTCCGGCGAAGAACGGATCGACGAACACCGAACTCGGCAATGCCCCGGAAGGAATGCTGTTCAACCTGAGCGCCGATCCGGGAGAGCGCGATAACGTCGCATCCGCCCACGCCGACATCGTCGCCCGACTGCAGGCCCGCCTGACCGAGCTCCAGAAATAG
- a CDS encoding succinate dehydrogenase cytochrome b subunit, which yields MSWLLNALKSSVGKKFIMGGTGLFLCFFLLVHLVGNLLLYVGADAYNHYAHALHANQEFLIVAEVILYLAFFGHIGIAFATIQENLAARPVRYGHPRKSKVPGRTLNVLGLTPDGTMAITGAIVLLFILVHLSDFKFEIGWGSEGLEPFDKAKLILGDMSRKAIYLIGSLVLGVHVSHGLASAFHSLGMNHPKYTPIIRKVATVFAIVVAVGFGSFAAWSGRTFGGGAKPADEPEAASRVEEHGHTHPHPAPQ from the coding sequence TTGAGCTGGTTGCTCAACGCCCTGAAATCCTCCGTGGGCAAGAAGTTCATAATGGGGGGGACAGGGCTCTTCCTGTGCTTCTTCCTCCTCGTCCACCTGGTGGGCAACCTGCTGCTCTACGTCGGCGCGGACGCCTACAACCACTACGCCCACGCGCTTCACGCCAATCAGGAGTTCCTGATCGTGGCGGAAGTCATTCTCTACCTCGCGTTCTTCGGCCACATCGGGATCGCCTTCGCCACGATTCAGGAGAATCTTGCGGCGCGGCCCGTTCGCTACGGACACCCCCGGAAGTCGAAGGTCCCCGGGCGAACCTTGAACGTCCTGGGACTGACCCCGGACGGCACGATGGCCATCACCGGCGCCATCGTCCTGCTGTTCATCCTGGTTCACCTGTCCGACTTCAAGTTTGAGATCGGCTGGGGAAGCGAAGGGCTCGAGCCGTTCGACAAGGCCAAGCTGATCCTGGGAGACATGTCCCGCAAGGCGATCTACCTCATCGGCTCGCTGGTCCTCGGTGTTCACGTTTCGCACGGCCTGGCGTCCGCGTTTCACTCCCTGGGGATGAACCACCCCAAGTACACGCCGATCATCCGCAAGGTCGCGACGGTTTTTGCGATCGTGGTGGCCGTCGGGTTCGGGAGCTTCGCCGCGTGGTCGGGACGCACGTTCGGCGGCGGAGCCAAGCCGGCCGATGAACCGGAAGCGGCCTCCCGCGTGGAAGAGCACGGACACACCCACCCGCACCCCGCCCCGCAGTAG
- a CDS encoding TrmH family RNA methyltransferase: MPESTQAHSPLHCESLLSPDEQTIFPYLSDFLTQRRRERFAEVLSHRTRRITVVLDNIYQAHNISAVLRSCDAFGIQDVATIEREFGFEVNRQIALGTDQWLTIRRFTGPRATLDCLDDHHRRGYQLVATTPRPGSLSIHELPLDRPIALFMGNEIDGLDPEILSRADAAVHLPMFGFVESFNLSVATALCLQSLTMRLRRERTDGPLTDTEKERLTFDWTRLSVPNVAGVEARFFRQRQQDCVGPSGLASNGSHHD; the protein is encoded by the coding sequence ATGCCAGAATCGACTCAAGCACACTCGCCGCTCCACTGCGAATCGCTCCTCTCGCCTGACGAGCAGACAATTTTTCCGTACCTGTCCGACTTCCTGACCCAGCGGCGGCGGGAAAGGTTCGCGGAAGTCCTGAGCCACCGCACCCGCCGGATCACCGTCGTCCTCGACAACATCTACCAGGCACACAACATCAGCGCCGTCCTGCGGAGCTGCGACGCATTCGGGATCCAGGACGTCGCCACGATCGAGCGGGAGTTCGGTTTTGAGGTCAACCGCCAGATCGCCCTGGGGACGGATCAGTGGCTGACGATCCGTCGCTTCACCGGTCCCCGGGCGACGCTCGACTGCCTCGACGATCATCACCGGCGGGGATACCAGCTCGTCGCCACGACCCCCCGCCCCGGCAGTCTGTCGATCCACGAGCTGCCGCTCGACCGCCCGATCGCGCTGTTCATGGGGAATGAAATCGACGGTCTGGATCCCGAGATCCTGAGCCGCGCGGACGCGGCGGTCCACCTGCCGATGTTCGGCTTCGTCGAGAGCTTCAACCTGTCGGTCGCCACCGCCCTCTGCCTGCAGTCGCTGACGATGCGGCTGCGGCGTGAGCGGACCGACGGCCCCCTCACCGATACCGAGAAGGAACGACTGACGTTCGACTGGACCCGCTTGTCGGTCCCGAACGTGGCCGGCGTCGAGGCCCGGTTTTTCCGGCAGCGGCAGCAGGATTGTGTCGGCCCGAGCGGGCTCGCCTCCAACGGAAGCCACCATGACTAG
- a CDS encoding succinate dehydrogenase/fumarate reductase iron-sulfur subunit has product MSHAAHGKALNLTLRVWRQKNAQDDGRFADYKVTGISPDMSFLEMLDILNEQLIQKGEEPVAFDHDCREGICGMCSLMINGQAHGPERLTTTCQLHMRKFNDGDTITIEPWRARAFPVICDLVVDRTAFDRIISAGGFVSVNTGQAQDANCLPVSKIDQESALDAAVCIGCGACVAACKNASAMLFVSAKISHLAQLPQGNPERASRVLSMVKQMDEEGFGNCSVTSECQAACPAGISLTHMARMNREYMKATLFSSEGLEAGGAAGGFG; this is encoded by the coding sequence ATGAGCCACGCAGCCCACGGAAAAGCCCTGAACCTGACCCTTCGCGTCTGGCGGCAGAAGAACGCCCAGGACGACGGCCGGTTCGCGGATTACAAGGTGACCGGCATTTCGCCGGACATGTCCTTCCTGGAAATGCTCGACATCCTCAACGAGCAACTCATCCAGAAGGGCGAAGAGCCTGTCGCGTTCGACCACGACTGCCGCGAAGGGATCTGCGGCATGTGCAGCCTGATGATCAACGGCCAGGCGCACGGTCCGGAGCGGCTGACGACCACCTGCCAGCTCCACATGCGGAAGTTCAATGACGGCGACACGATCACGATCGAGCCGTGGCGGGCCCGGGCCTTCCCGGTCATCTGCGACCTCGTCGTCGACCGTACGGCCTTCGACCGGATCATCTCGGCCGGCGGTTTCGTCTCGGTGAACACCGGACAGGCCCAGGACGCCAACTGCCTGCCGGTCTCGAAGATCGACCAGGAGTCGGCCCTCGACGCCGCCGTCTGTATCGGCTGCGGGGCGTGCGTCGCGGCGTGCAAGAACGCCTCGGCGATGCTCTTCGTTTCGGCCAAGATCTCGCACCTCGCCCAGCTTCCGCAGGGGAACCCCGAACGGGCCTCGCGGGTGCTGAGCATGGTCAAGCAGATGGATGAAGAAGGCTTCGGCAACTGCTCGGTGACGAGCGAGTGCCAGGCCGCCTGCCCGGCCGGGATCTCCCTGACCCACATGGCCCGGATGAACCGCGAGTACATGAAGGCGACGCTCTTCTCCTCCGAAGGGCTCGAGGCGGGCGGGGCTGCGGGCGGTTTCGGCTGA
- a CDS encoding Gfo/Idh/MocA family protein: protein MSKSFNVAMVGLGFGSEFIPIYQAHPLANITAICQRNEDKLKKTGDQFNIATRYTRYEDVLKDPKVDFVHINSPIAEHAPMSLQALRAGKHVMCTVPMATTIEHCQEICDVVKQTGLKYMMAETVVYSREFLFIKEMYEKGELGKIQHLAASHPQDMDGWPDYWERMIPMHYATHVVSPVLGLMNKRAEYVSCFGSGTVREDIQKKSGNKFAVETCHIKLKDSDVTAHIWRFLYDVARQYRESFDVYGTKKSFEWTLTEHDPHIIHTAKKPEPEIPSRVTVPDYAHLLPEPIRRFTKPSEIHDAEHLSFIQGGGHGGSHPHMVNEMLTALAEDRDPWPNATLAANWTCVGICAHQSALKGGEIVKLPEFTLQ from the coding sequence ATGAGCAAGTCGTTCAACGTCGCGATGGTCGGTCTCGGTTTCGGTTCCGAATTCATCCCCATCTACCAGGCCCACCCGCTGGCCAACATCACCGCCATCTGCCAGCGGAACGAAGACAAGCTCAAGAAGACCGGCGACCAGTTCAACATCGCCACCCGCTATACCAGGTACGAAGACGTCCTCAAAGACCCCAAGGTCGACTTCGTCCACATCAACTCCCCTATCGCCGAACACGCCCCGATGTCGCTCCAGGCGCTGCGGGCCGGCAAGCACGTCATGTGCACCGTCCCGATGGCGACCACCATCGAGCACTGCCAGGAGATCTGCGACGTCGTCAAGCAGACCGGCCTCAAGTACATGATGGCCGAAACGGTCGTCTACAGCCGCGAGTTCCTGTTCATCAAGGAGATGTATGAGAAGGGCGAACTCGGCAAGATCCAGCACCTCGCCGCCTCCCACCCGCAGGACATGGATGGCTGGCCTGATTACTGGGAACGGATGATCCCGATGCACTACGCCACGCACGTCGTCAGCCCGGTCCTGGGGCTGATGAACAAGCGGGCCGAGTACGTGAGCTGCTTCGGCTCGGGGACCGTCCGTGAGGACATCCAGAAGAAGTCCGGCAACAAGTTTGCCGTCGAGACCTGCCACATCAAGTTGAAGGACTCGGACGTCACCGCCCATATCTGGCGGTTCCTCTATGACGTCGCCCGCCAGTACCGCGAGAGCTTCGACGTCTATGGGACGAAGAAGAGCTTCGAGTGGACGCTCACGGAGCACGACCCGCACATCATCCATACCGCCAAGAAGCCGGAGCCGGAGATTCCTTCCCGCGTCACGGTGCCGGACTATGCCCACCTGCTGCCGGAACCGATCCGGCGGTTCACGAAGCCGTCGGAGATTCACGACGCGGAGCACCTCTCGTTCATCCAGGGAGGCGGCCATGGCGGTTCGCATCCGCACATGGTCAACGAGATGCTGACGGCGCTCGCTGAGGATCGCGATCCGTGGCCGAACGCGACGCTCGCTGCCAACTGGACGTGCGTGGGGATTTGCGCCCACCAGTCGGCGCTCAAGGGGGGCGAGATCGTGAAGCTGCCGGAATTCACGCTGCAGTAG
- a CDS encoding prolyl oligopeptidase family serine peptidase — protein MGTRLLSLLALISLVAPSPLSAQAKKKPAPPEVSQADHDKLVERAKALRGLVKSAAPRADSPLAKRLPDIEIFAKALEWATRYREYPVANSVKILNEVADLGEKRIQAFQGGAAETFAATTGRYALGYRSKVDDSVQPYAISLPKDFDAKASQRWPLYVVLHGRADTMDEAVFIRNHDGKPVPEDQTWIQLDVYGRGNNAYRWAGETDVFEAIQDVVKRYRIDERRVTLWGFSMGGAGAWHLGLHHPDRWASVGAGAGFTDFYRYQKVENPFESPQHDMLRIYDAVGYATNLADVPFITYGGEVDPQLLASQIMKEEATKNEAPLEMIIGPMMGHKFDPASQKSFMEFLGRHNKTGRPLPTERTTLRFETWTLKYNRCDWITIEEQTAPYERSYVESKPADDGLAIDTLNVSALSIDRGIANSVTVDDSKPIDLNTAGDNRLPNVILVKEGNEWEVQNYDDSLGFQTNPEQRKRHDLQGPIDDAFMSRFLCVRGTKTPWSADHQAWSDWTRARLEREFDQWMRAAPRTVDDVSLSEDEIEESHLILFGDPGSNAVLARIVEKLPIQWTKDGRLTVAGQTYDHNKHGVALIFPNPLNPKKYVVLNSGHTFHDREFRASNAQLYPRLGDIAVIEFGKAAKGAGYDEKPVFSDYFDAAWSLD, from the coding sequence ATGGGCACCCGTCTGCTTTCCCTGTTGGCCCTGATCTCGCTCGTCGCCCCGTCGCCGTTGTCGGCGCAGGCCAAGAAGAAGCCCGCCCCACCCGAGGTTTCGCAGGCGGACCACGACAAGCTCGTCGAACGGGCCAAGGCGCTGAGGGGGCTGGTGAAAAGTGCGGCGCCGAGGGCGGACTCCCCACTCGCCAAGCGGCTGCCGGACATCGAGATCTTCGCCAAGGCCCTGGAGTGGGCCACGCGGTACCGCGAGTATCCGGTCGCCAACTCGGTCAAGATTCTGAACGAGGTCGCCGACCTGGGCGAGAAGCGGATCCAGGCGTTCCAGGGAGGAGCCGCGGAGACGTTCGCGGCAACGACCGGCCGGTACGCGCTCGGCTACCGCTCGAAGGTCGACGACTCGGTCCAGCCGTACGCGATCTCTCTGCCGAAGGATTTCGACGCGAAAGCCTCCCAGCGGTGGCCGCTCTACGTCGTCCTCCATGGCCGGGCGGACACGATGGACGAAGCGGTCTTCATCAGGAACCACGACGGAAAGCCGGTCCCGGAGGACCAGACCTGGATCCAGCTCGACGTCTACGGCCGCGGCAACAATGCCTATCGCTGGGCCGGCGAGACCGATGTCTTCGAGGCGATCCAGGATGTCGTGAAGCGATACCGCATTGACGAACGCCGGGTCACGCTGTGGGGTTTCTCGATGGGTGGCGCCGGTGCATGGCACCTGGGGCTGCATCATCCGGACCGCTGGGCATCGGTCGGCGCGGGGGCCGGGTTCACCGACTTCTACCGCTACCAGAAGGTCGAGAATCCCTTCGAGTCCCCGCAGCACGACATGCTGCGGATCTACGACGCCGTCGGTTACGCGACGAACCTCGCCGACGTCCCCTTCATTACGTACGGCGGGGAAGTCGACCCGCAGCTCCTCGCCAGCCAGATCATGAAGGAGGAAGCGACTAAGAACGAAGCCCCGCTGGAAATGATCATCGGGCCGATGATGGGTCACAAGTTCGATCCGGCGAGCCAGAAGTCGTTCATGGAGTTCCTCGGCCGCCACAACAAGACCGGCCGCCCCCTCCCGACGGAGCGGACAACGCTTCGGTTCGAGACATGGACTCTCAAATACAACCGTTGCGACTGGATCACGATTGAAGAGCAGACGGCCCCGTATGAGCGGTCCTACGTCGAGTCCAAGCCGGCGGACGATGGACTGGCGATCGACACGCTGAACGTCTCGGCCCTCTCGATCGACCGTGGAATCGCCAACAGCGTGACGGTCGACGACTCCAAGCCGATCGACCTCAACACCGCCGGCGACAACCGGCTCCCAAACGTCATCTTGGTGAAAGAGGGGAACGAGTGGGAGGTCCAGAACTACGACGACTCGCTCGGCTTCCAGACGAACCCCGAGCAGCGGAAGCGGCACGATCTCCAGGGACCGATCGACGATGCGTTCATGTCGCGGTTCCTCTGCGTCCGCGGGACGAAGACGCCGTGGTCCGCGGACCATCAGGCGTGGTCCGACTGGACCCGCGCGCGGCTCGAGCGGGAGTTCGATCAGTGGATGCGGGCCGCGCCGCGGACGGTCGATGACGTCAGCCTCAGCGAGGACGAGATCGAAGAATCGCACCTGATCCTGTTCGGCGACCCCGGCTCGAACGCGGTCCTGGCCCGGATCGTCGAGAAGTTGCCGATTCAGTGGACCAAAGACGGCCGCCTGACGGTCGCGGGACAGACTTACGATCACAACAAGCACGGCGTCGCGCTGATCTTCCCGAACCCACTCAACCCGAAGAAGTACGTCGTCCTCAACTCGGGGCACACGTTCCACGATCGCGAGTTCCGGGCCTCGAATGCCCAGCTTTACCCCCGCCTGGGGGACATCGCCGTGATCGAGTTCGGGAAGGCCGCCAAGGGAGCGGGCTACGACGAGAAGCCGGTCTTCTCCGACTACTTCGACGCCGCCTGGTCACTGGACTGA